Genomic window (Peromyscus leucopus breed LL Stock chromosome 15, UCI_PerLeu_2.1, whole genome shotgun sequence):
CAGTGAACTGACTTGTAGACCCTCTCAGGGGTTTCAGTCCGCTTGTGCATGGGTGTAGCCTGGTCTGGCCACGTCCTGGGATGACAAGTAGGAGTGACTACACTTGGTTTCCTCAGAGTTTGCTTGTGGCCTCTGTTGTGGGGGTAGGGTATCTTAACATCCGTTTTCTAGGTGGCAGAATATAACCGGAATCTTTATACCATTACTGACTAGTGAATTCCAACATAAATATTAATAGTTTTATGCCTACTAAAATCATTCTGCTACTAAGTAGCATTAGATTTGAAAACGTGTGCTTGCCAGTCTCTGTTGGGAGCTAGTCATTTGGCTTTGGACTCGGACAGTTTGGAGTAGTGCATTTTGAGATTCTTTTCAATTTAACAGGACATTTCTATAACCTTCCTTTCAGCTTTCCTTTAGTTAACAGTAGGTAATGATGCTTCATAGTGCAAACGAATGTTAACATTTTTGAAAGACAGTACGAGAGCTCTGGTATTTACATCTTAAGGACATTGCACATTTTGCATATTTCTGACTATAatatggataatgaaaatgagaCTGAAATATAAAAACACTGCACTGGCTAGTAGCTCCTTGTGCCCAGGAGGAtaaggtgtgtgggtgtgggtgttttgAGCCCAAGAAATCAAGGCTAATTTGGGCAACCTAAATGTGAGCCCCGGGAGGATGTTAACTAACTCTTCTCTCCCCCAAGGATTCTACGCTTTTGTGCTGACGTCTGCCGCCGTGGGAGCGTCTCTCTTCTGGGGCGTGGGGCTGCACTATGTGTACACTCACTTCCTTCAGTTTGCACTGGCGGCCGTCCTCTTCTCAGTGCTCCTGAGTGTCTACCTCTACGCCCACTCTTTGAAGGCCCCGAGGCATGAGCTGTCCCCAGCCAGTTCTGGTGAGCAGTTACACCACATGTTCCCTGGGGGTGTCTAGAGCCTCGGTAGCCATGGCTGCACTTGAGCAGCCTGCTGCTGTGGTTTCCCTAGTTTAATTGTGGGAAATGAAGAGACATAAGAAGGAAAACAAGGGAAGAAAACAATGGAAGGAAagttcaaatgtttttttcctcATTCATTTTTTAGTTATTAGATGACTGAAAACCTCTGGCAGcacaattttttatttatccttcctGTCTatcatctgtttgtttatttttgccaagtaataaatcccttaaaaagTGGAAAACAAAACCAGGCTGCAAGTTGTTAGGTTCTGACCTAAGATATTTTGTAGAAGTTTCCTATGGGCTGGATGTGGTAATACACGCCTTTAGTCCAAGCACTTGttagacagaggcaggaggatttctccaagtttgaggccagccagagctacatagtgagaacctgtctttaaaaaaaaaagtttcctattataaaatttaaaaaaagttgcaTGCTTAAAAAAAACCAGAGGCAggtgcggtggtgcacacctttaatcccagtgctccagaggcagaggcaggtggatctatgtgagttccgggacagccagggctatgttagagaaaaaccctgtcttaacaaaccaaaaaaaagtttcctgTTTCTTAGAGTTGGGGGATCTGTCTGGTCACATGAGCTCTCAGGAGGCGGGGCAGCACTGTCTCCCCGGTCTGTCACCCTGTCCTTGGCTTCTGCAGTCTCTTGAGGGAGCAGATTGGACCTGGTAATGGGGAGCAGTTGGGTTTAAAGACTTGACTTGACTGGGTAAACACTTGTCCCTTCCCAGGAAATGCTGTCTATGATTTCTTCATTGGCCGTGAATTAAATCCTCGAATTGGCGCTTTTGATCTCAAATACTTTTGTGAATTGCGTCCTGGATTGATTGGATGggtatgttttttatttttgttaaaattcaGTAGTATGACTTTATCTTACATCTAGAAGGAAATGTAGGCAGTTTTAAAGAacaataattatagttttcttaatatatttttttacagGTTTAAGATACTTTGTTATGGATTATTAAACATCgcagaattttttcatttttacatatatcTAGGAAAGTGATAGTGTAGATGGAATGATGTAAAAAATagtctccctcccctttccaaTAAGACCTTATTTTGACCCAGTTTTAGACTTGGAGAATTGTAGAACTAGAGCCAAGAATCCCCTGTATTCTTTAGCCGGATTCCTGCATTAATGTCTGGCTCGTCACGGACAGGAGACCTGTTAGTAAGAAGACTGGAGTCCTTCCTGGGTCCCCTTAGTGCTTTACGGCCGCTCCATTCTTCCTTCTTGTCCCTCATCTCCTCTGGTCTGTGCAGGTTGCTTTGAAGATACTGACCAGTCATTAAGACCATCCTTTAGTTTGGGTCACTCCACCGTGTTCTCATGATGAGAGTGAGGCTGTATGTCAGCAGGAGTAACATAGGAGTGCCACACGTCAGGGTTGAGGTGTCTTGTTCAGTGGTGGCCTTGGGGTGCTGTGGCCTGGACTTGTCAGCTCTGCTTGTCCCTGGACATGTTTCCTGCCTCTTTTTCCAGGTGGTGGTTAACTTGGTGATGCTTTTGGCTGAAATGAAAGTACAAGAACGTGATGCCCCGTCCTTGGCAATGGTCTTGGTTAACAGTTTCCAGCTCTTGTATGTGGTGGATGCCCTGTGGaatgaggtaattttttttttttttgtttttgtttttttttttgaggtcctAGTAGTCCAtactggcttgaacttgtgatcttcctgtctgaGCCTCTCAAGTTTTGATTACAGGAGTGCATTTCTGAGACTGCACAAGATAGTTTTAAGAGCTGAGTTCTTGGAGGCCATGAAGTCAAGCAGCTTTGAGAGTTGGTTTTTCTCTGAGGAGCGTGAGCGTGAGCTGCTTACACAGAGTGAGGGTGGCATGGCCTGCCCCTGCCTTGTTGGTAACGATGTAGTGGCTCAGGGGCCTGCACGTGGGCCCTGGTAGGTGTGTCAACAGCTCTATTCAGAAGTGACTTTCCAAGCATTTAACAGGGGATTCTGTTAGCATCTTAAGGAAAagcttgtgtgtacatatgcacataggtACTCCTGCAtgggtgtgtatgtacacacacatgtgaggcCCTGAGGACAACCTCACTGTCACCTTTTGGACTGTGTTTTAAAATGAGGTGTCTCTGGCCTAGAACTTtgcaagtaggctaggctgactgagCAGCAGCCCCCAGGGCTCCACCCGTCTCTGACTCCCCTGGCTAGGGTTACCTCATTTTTaaagtgtgggttctggggattgaacttgggcctTCGTGCATACACGACACTCACTTTACTTAGCATTCTCCCCGGCTGCTTAAGGCAAAACTGTTCAGGGGATATCAATAGGAGGCTTGGAGTTGGGAAGTTTCTGCCTGTTCTCAGTGTCTCAGCTAGATTATAAAGAAGGGCGAGACTTCACTGTATAATTTCCTCAGCACCTGGCAGCTGCTTGTAAATTAGCACTTGATGGGACATTTTCAGTCTATCGCCACAGGAAACGGAGACTGCCCATGTAGACGCACCTGATTTGGAGAGGAGTCTGTCCGAGGCCCTTGGAGCCTGAGCAGGGTTTAGGGTCTTCATTGGTCCCGGGCTTCATTACACTCATTCCTCTCACTGGCTTTTGTcacagtatttgtttttatttgcccTGATCCCTGTGCTCCTCAGTCACCTTTATCTTACCCTCCTATCAGAGCACAGGCCCCCAGAGCTGATATGCATAAGCATCATTCTGATTCCTAGGGTGTGAGCTTTAGGGCCTAGATTTGTGACCTCTGACTTTTTATTCCATGATGATCTGGGGTAGATGCCTTTGCAGGTACTACTTTTTTCTTTAACCCAGAACTAGTTTTTCAGTAGAGCTCTACAATAGCTAGTTGTACTACCCCAGGGCAGGAACCAAAGTTTCAGCCATTCAGATATGTGCTCATGAGTCTGGCCTTCAGGTATCTTGGTTCAGATACATCTGGTGGACCATGTGCTCATGCTCATCAGCTCTTAGAGTGTGCACGGTGTGAAACCGTTGGTTTACCTTGTTGCCAGCCGGCTTGCTGCTTCTGTGGAAAATGCATAGGAGAGTTCAGATGATCCCGATTTGGTTGGTGGTTATACTGGTTTTCCACAAACACATATTAAACCCCTCACCTCTGCTAGGCATGTACATGTGACAGAAGAGGCTTACAATGCAGCAAAGAACGTGAGTGGGCAGGTAGagtggctggtggctttctggagcccatgaTGCTGGCATCTGAGAAGGGCTGGCCGGTGCAGGGTCAGGAAGGCTGccgagggaggggagggagggactgaggcTGCAGGAAGGTGAGGTCAGGGAGCCTGAGGGGGTTTAGAGGTCTGTTACTGTAGGAGTTTAGggtgaggaagaggcaggatgggTGGGACATGGTGACTTAGGCCAGAGCAACTGAACTCCTGCCTTTCAACATTTTGGTATGCCTTCACTTAACATACTTGGTCATAAATTAGTACTTTGCTTAAATCCTTTAAACATaaggtggtttttattttatatttttactttttatatctatattttcttCCCATCTCATTTTAGGAAGCGTTGCTGACTACCATGGACATCGTCCACGATGGCTTTGGCTTCATGCTGGCCTTCGGGGATTTAGTGTGGGTCCCATTCACCTACAGCCTCCAGGCCTTTTACCTGGTCAGCCATCCCCATGACTTGTCCTGGCCCTTTGCTTCTTTCATCATTGCTCTGAAACGTGAGTGTCGGCCTCCGCTCAGTCCGAGGTCCTGCGTCTGCTCTTGTCACACCCCATCTTCCTTGATCACAGCTTTGAAATAATTGATGATGGAGAAGTACTGAGAAAATTCTGAAGTTCGCAAAGAGAGTGGAAGACATGCTAGCTCCACTGATCCTCTCATTGGAACATTTTAAGCAATTGAACTTAAACAAATTGAATTGCTTTAGGaacagtttctcttttctttcagatgCCTGCATTTTCTAGAGATCTTAAAAATGAGATTGGTCTCATACAACTTTCGGTCTTACTGTAGACACAATACCAGATACCGTGGCCTGAGGTGCTCATGAACTGTATACTGAGGGGCGTGTGTGACCGCAGCAGGCAGTGGAAAGGGAGCCAGTCCTGGGGAAAATATCACCTTGTACTTACTGGAGGATGTGGGTTTTGAGGCTCGGTGGGAAGACAGGCAGGAAGCCAAGTCAGCACAGGTAAGGGGTGGCGGGCAGAGGGAGAAGTCCAGTTTGGCTGCTGTGGGGGCTACCAGGCCTAACTGTTTTTCAGGTCAGGTGGTTTTCCCTTTAGTCCTTTGTGATCATTCAAAACCTTCACCCGAAGTGGATGGGAAAATTAGCACTGAACTTCAAATAGAGCTAGTTTTAGGACACTGAGTATCTGTGATGGAAGAAGAAACCCAAGCACCTGGTTAGTTTAGTGTCTCCATTGATTATTCCTGTCAGTGGCACCTGTGAGTTAATCAAAAACAGTCTGATCTTacagaggctgaggtggaggtttgattttgttattcaGATTGTGTGGTAAGTGCCACGTCAGGGTCTGTTGAAGTGTGGGTACCTCTGCCAAGCTGAGGGGTTTCACACTGAAGTGCGGATGCTGGCTTCTGATTCAGCTGGTATTTTACTGAGGAAGTATCTGCATGTCTCAGAGAGCAAACAAGATAGCCTGGAGTCAGTGTCCGCTGCTGCTGTCCCAGACCCTGTTCTTTGTGGGCATGGCTGGCAGGTTGTGTTAGTTTTGCCTTCAAGATGGATGATGAGTGAGATTCAGGgactgggtgttttgttttcaagaaatcAGACTGTTTTCCCTTTGCACATTTCCTTAGACCTCAGACACCAGTTTTTCAGAGAGATTCCAGATGACTTTAGATGCTTGGTTATGTCTCAGTTACGTAATAAcaggaaactattttaaaatttcagtctgtGGCTACGTCATCTTCCGTTGTGCGAACTCCCAGAAAAACGCGTTCCGGAAGAACCCCAGTGACCCGAAGCTGGCACGTAAGGATTTCAATTTGTTGATTGATATTTGTGTATTATGTGTAGGTCTCTATGCGTCATCTTTTAGAGGTCATtaaaagagttttttgtttttatatagacTTAAAGACCATTCATACTTCCACGGGGAAGAGTCTGCTTGTTTCTGGATGGTGGGGCTTTGTTCGCCATCCCAATTATTTGGGTGATCTCATCATGGCTCTGGCGTGGTCCCTTCCATGTGGTAAGCATCTCAGTGCCGACTTGATCACTCTGTGTCATTGGCTGGGGTGAGAGCACCTGCCTGTTCTGGGCTCTGGGgtctgttttcttggtgtctgaatgaaaacatttcttgGGAATGTTTTGAGTCGGCTTTCCTAAGAAGACTGTATGGAACATTTGGTTTATGATTTGGCATACCCTGATTCAGAAAACTAGTTCTTTGGGTATTGGAGGGAAATCAGGAAAAATCGTGTAGTGGAAATCAATTGAGTGGCTGCTGTCACCTACAGGGTTTAACCACGTCCTGCCGTACTTCTACGTCATCTACTTCACCATGCTGCTTGTGCACCGAGAAGCACGGGATGAGCACCAGTGTAAGAGGAAGTACGGCCTGGCCTGGGAGAAGTACTGCCAGCGCGTGCCCTACCGCATATTCCCCTATGTTTACTGACGTGCTCGGGGCTCAGCCGGCCAGACGCCTCGCACAACAGCACCAAGTCCAGACGAACTCACTGTTGATGCACTGACAGGCTCTCTAGGTTTGGAGTTTGAGTCAGGACTATAGAGCCAAATAGTAGCTCCTTTCTATAGTTGTGTAGCATTAACATAAGGGAAAGGAAAAACGTGGATTTGTTTGTTAATAGGAAAATTTTCATCCCTAAAAATCTGAAGTCTTATTTTTgtagtgttttgatttttcagttgtttttgccatttgaattttcttaagtGAAAACCCTTAAAGTACATCTATGCTGTTTAAGTACATTGTGCTTAAAGAGACAGGAATGAAAAATTCTAAATCTAGGTCACGCAGACCCCAGCCTAGTATTGGTCTCTGTGAAGAGCAAGCAGGTCTCTTGCAGGCCCTGTTTGAGGGTGACCGACCATTCCTAGCAGTGGCTTGACCTCAGACTTTAAAAGTGCTTTTGGAAGTGTAAATACATAGCCTACTTTTATGTAATATATGGTGACTTGTGATTTTTCTGTACAGTTTTTGAATGTGAGATAATTGTCAGGAactaagtagttttttttttttaaacaaaaacattttcagtgttttaaattaagtttttgtaAAGTAATGTGAATTTAAAAGTGTAAAGCAATTAGAATtcatttaaagtttaaaacataGGAAAGTTATTTTTATCCAAAGTTTGTGAATTTGGCTTTGCTACCTCAATTTGCAGGtgtgtttgcctttataaactgttgcaaataggaaaaaaagtatatttttggaGTAACAGcactatttaaacatttttttacacACATTGGTGTTGGAAAAATTGCCATTTCAGGCtactatttttgtatatttttgactTAAGATTCAACAGTGTTTTTGCTACAGTTTAGCTTATACAGTTTATACTATTTTGTATCCTTTATGTCTTCAGAACTCTCTAGAAAGGAGTTCTACCTGAAACAACTTTAAGGAGCTGACttaaacttttgttttctgtctcaatTTAATAGATGTACTAAGCTGGTGGTAGCCACTGAATTCTAGTGAAGTTGATTAATTTCATAGTAACTGTCCTGGACAAGTGGCAAATTCACTAGACTTTTATATTCAAATACATTGTCCCCAGAATCTTAAACATAAGTATGTAATTATAGTGTATACTTTTGGGTTTCATTTACACATATCACATATGAGCCAGATGCAAAATGTTCATTCTGCTCCAAAGCTTAGAGTGTATGTAAAGTAGCTTATGTTACTGTGATCATGAAGTTGACACTCTGCGTTCTATCATTTTTAGACTGTTTTTATGAAATTGTCACTGATGTTTTACTAGTACTAAGGTCTGCAAGCAGGTGTTTTTCTATATTGCTTTTCTCCTGGTATTGGCATGTATGTGCTGAACTTAAAGGGAATTTTGGTAAGATGAAAGACATTGGGTTCTTCTCCTGGTAGTGAGAACCGAGTCAGAGTGCTCCAGTGTCTGGGTATCAGCTGtaagttgttttcttttgatgtttGGCAAGCTTTATAAGAAGATTTTAGTTGAAAATAAAGAGTTGCTTTGATCTCTTTAGAGCCTCGTTCTTTTTCCTGCAGCTCTGGTGTTACACGGGAGACCTGTCTTTTGCAACCCTAACCCACTTTTTTTCCTAGGATCATTTGTTTGGATCTTTCTGAGCTATAGAGACTCATCAAAGCTTTCAGATTGCTGGAACCTGAGCCAATGGTGGTTCATTCCTGTAATCACAGCAATCCAGGAGGTtgagtaagtttgaggccatcctggactggAGTGtgggatcttgtctcaaaaaacaaaaccccaacaaatAATAGGTTGGGAATCTGAGAGTTTAGGAGTAGGGGCAGAAGTCCCAACTCTTAAAAACTGGTCATGTTAAGTTTTTGCTGTTTAAGAACACTAGGTGGGGTCTGTAACACTTTGAAGCAAATCTGTATTCACAGCAGAAGCACACGTGTTCATTTGAAAGCCAGCACAGACCCTGCTTACCTAGTGAAGTTGCACACAACTGTGCCGAGGCAGAGCAGGCACACGACAGTACAAGGTTGTTCCCCACAAGTGAATGTCGTGATGTATGCAAATTTGGGTAGAGCCCAAACTTAAACTATTTTGGTATGcatatttatttcattcattcttctcaCATAGCAGTGCAACCTGCATGGTGATCCAGTGACTAGGAGGTTTCTTCGTTGGCAGATGAACTGACGTTAAGAAATTTGGTGGTAAACTAGTAAAAGTATTTCTTGTCCTGTCAGGTGTTTGGTAAATTGGACATTCAAAAGTCTGGAGCTCTGAGTCTGTCTGGTCAGAAGCTTGGGATGTTTCAAtctaaaaacagttaacaaaagcAACAGGTCACATTTTCTGTGAGTAGGCTTGAGGTAAATACATTTTTTGTACTAAATTAATGATAGTCAAGTTGCATATTGAAATTGTGTCTAGAGAAGTTAAAATAGAGATAACTTGATAGCTTTCGGTATAATATCCCTGAGAGATAACAATGGACATCAGTTTTAGATCTTTAACAATATGGTACTATTTTGTCTAAAGTACATTATTACATTTGAAGGGACTCTAATAGGCCTGAGCATGACTTAAACATGGcactggcaggccttgcccttcatCCCATTCCCTGTGCCTGCTAAAAACCGTTAGCTTACATCCCTAAATCTGGCCACCAAGGTCTACTTTCTTATTTAGCCACTTCCcccctcctgaggctgaccaccaaggttcagttatcaaagtattgaagtctagCAATCAAAAGTCCCCTTTGGCTACCCTAATTAACATTCCCAATTCTAATTTTAAACACTCCATCCTATTACAGGGCTTCCCCTTCtgcctttataaactgccattttcctatgttctacatctgtctcctctctagccAGAGGCAGGCCTCTGTTCCTCTGGGACAaacacccctccccctctcccttctccctcgtcctctgtctcctgtctttgtctctgattTCCTGCCCTCTGTTCTTTGGGGCAAatacatctcctttgtgctgagaacttggtctgtGCTGATAACCAGTCTTCAACATTTCCCTCATGAGATCACAGGTAATTCAAGCTCAGAAGTTAGGGATTTCCTTATCAAGTTAGGTGATTACCTTTGTTGGCAAAAAGTGGATATCAGGGAATTCACAGCATAAGTCACTGGGCAGTGAGTCTTCCAGGACTTCCTGTTCAGGATCCCACCGTGCACCCTCAATGAATAAACCAAAAATGTACACTCCACTGGGAGATTGGTCCTTTTCCTGATGAGAAAGAAGGATGAGGATGCTTCTTGCAGAAGTCTGCGATATGTGATACCCCCTCCCTGAAGTGTGGTATATCCCTGCCTCAGGTTGCCCTGAATGCTGAGGTGAAACTAGACTCCAAATTTCTAAAGTTTCTTAGAGGGAACAACAAATAATACAAACCAGAGCAGGGTGAATGAGATGGAAAGACCAGCACACAACATTAACCAGACAAACAGCTGGTTCTTTGAACGGTTCAACAAGATTGACTGAatactagccaaattaaccaaaagaaacagaaggtgcAAATTAATAAATCAATGACAGAAAGGGAGTTGATACAATAGACTAATGAAAGCCACAGATCATTAGGGAGTGCTTTGAAAACTTAGACTCCAATAAACTGAAAAATCTAGACAAAATGGATAAATTTCTAAGTGTATATTGACTTACAAAAATTAAGCCAGAATATATCACTGTAAATATATCCATAGCaaaccaggagaaaaaaagcatTGATTAAAAGTCTTAGTATAAAGAAACAGTCAAGGCTGGAGAAGTGACATGCTGCTAAGTCTACCAAGCTTTCAAGGAAGACCTGACACCAATACTTTCAGACTCCGTTCAGGGGAGGAACATTACGAAGCTCTTTCTATGGAGCCAGCACAAGACTGGTCCTGAACCTGAATAAAGACCACAAAGAGGAAAACTACAGGTCAATCTGAATGAATATAGATACAAGAAATCTTCACAAAATACTTGGAAACTGATTTTAAGATCACATTAAGATCACACATCACAACCAAACTGGTTTCATTCCAAGGATGCAAGGTTGATTGACATACagatcaataaaaatgtaattaataaatgtaaagacAAATTGCATGATCATCTCAACAGAAGGCAGAAAAAGTATTGAAAATTCCACGTATGATAAAAGTCCTGAGCAAACAAGGAAAGACAGAGCCTTCCTTATAATCAAGGTGATAGACAAGCTCATAGCCAACATTGTGCTAAAGATGGAAAACAGCACTTTTTCTTGGCACAGACAAGTGTGCCCATCGTCTTCACTCATATTGAGTAAAGTGTTcaagaagacaagagaaaggtgtaaaagaaatcaggaaggaagaaaaactgtCTTAgataggtttctgttgctgtgttacagaccatgaccaaaagcaacttagataGAAAAGGATTCATTTAGCTTAAATATTCTGAAGGGAGCCAAGACAGCAGCtcaacagggtaggaacctggaggcagggactgaatagaggccatggaagagtgctgcttcctggcctgcaggcagggCTTGCGgagcctctttctttttttttttttttttcttttttttggtttttttcgagacagggtttctctgtgtagctttgcgcctttcctggaactcgctttggagaccaggctggcctcgaactcacagagatccgcctgcctctgcctcccgagtgctgggattaaaggtttgcgccaccaccgcccggcacggaGCCTCTTTCTTACACCGTCAGGATCGTCTGTCCAGGGATTGCACTTCCCGCAGTGGGCTGGCCCCTCTACAACactcatcagtcaagaaaatgccctatggaCTCGCCTACAAGCAATCTGATTGCAGGGTTTCCTCCACTGAGGTTTCTTTTCCCAGATAActttaccttgtgtcaagttgacagactaACCAGGACACTATCCTGTTTGgcagataaaattattttattcttgaaaGACCTGATGGACTCCACCAAAAGCATCACCAAAAAGCTTTCAGTAGAGTAGCTTTTAgcgtggtggtgtatgcctttaatcccagctctcaggagccagaagcagacagatctctgagttccaggccagcatcaTCTACATAGTttaagttctgggacagccagagctacatagtgagactttgcacaaaacaaacaaacaaaaacctaaaaccaacccccctccaaaaaaaaaaaaacattagtatCTTTTATATACATCAAAACTGAACTTCCTGATAGAGATATCAGGAAAAATATCCTATTTACAGTAACTGAAAAAGTATAGAATCTGAGAATAAACCTAACCAGGGAGGTAAAAGACTTCTATAAGGAAAAATTTAAGATGTTGAAAAAGGAATTGAAGATATCAGATGATGGAAAGACTCTCTGCTCCTGGATTTTTCAGAATTAGTGTCTGAAAATGGCTATATCATCAAAAGCAATTCTCAGATTCAGTACAATTCCTACaaaaattctttacagaactaGATAATCttcacaattagaaaaaaaattctaaaagttATATGGAAATACTAAGGATCACAGGTAGCTAAAGCAATTATAAGAACAGGACTTGAAGACAGAAGCACATTGAGACACAAAGATTCAAAACTAGTAAGAACCCACAGAACTATGAACACTTAGGTTTTATCTGTATGACTA
Coding sequences:
- the Lbr gene encoding delta(14)-sterol reductase LBR isoform X1, with protein sequence MPSRKFAEGEVVRGRWPGSSLYYEVEILSHDSKSQLYTVKYKDGTELELKESDVKPLKSFKQRKSGSTSSSPSRRRGSRSRSRSRSPGRAPKGSRRSASASHQADIKEKEARREILQVKLTPLVLKPFGNSINVYNGEPEHMERNDISHKNKQERIILSPEGSYTATQYSLRPRREEVKVKEVESKEQKLVPRGPAPLETFQVPTPQRKDLEFGGVPGAFLIMLGLPATLFLLLLQCRQKDPSLLTFPPPLPALDELWETRVCGIYLLWFFVQALFYLLPIGKVVEGTPLVDGRRLKYRLNGFYAFVLTSAAVGASLFWGVGLHYVYTHFLQFALAAVLFSVLLSVYLYAHSLKAPRHELSPASSGNAVYDFFIGRELNPRIGAFDLKYFCELRPGLIGWVVVNLVMLLAEMKVQERDAPSLAMVLVNSFQLLYVVDALWNEEALLTTMDIVHDGFGFMLAFGDLVWVPFTYSLQAFYLVSHPHDLSWPFASFIIALKLCGYVIFRCANSQKNAFRKNPSDPKLAHLKTIHTSTGKSLLVSGWWGFVRHPNYLGDLIMALAWSLPCGFNHVLPYFYVIYFTMLLVHREARDEHQCKRKYGLAWEKYCQRVPYRIFPYVY